A window of the Streptomyces sp. NBC_00250 genome harbors these coding sequences:
- a CDS encoding winged helix-turn-helix transcriptional regulator, giving the protein MPRQPRRRSYDQHCAAARALDLVGDRWTLLVVRELLAGPRRYTDLHADLPGVSTDMLAGRLKDMESAELVTRRRLPPPTSAFVYELTPRGRELLPVLRTLAAWGASDLGEPRPTDAVRAHWYAIPLLGALAELGEGVVQVTLDEGEFHVRVGGDGAVSYGDGVYGAGTAEVADVRLRTDTATCRALAGGESTLAEAVESGRAVLERPVRAAQS; this is encoded by the coding sequence ATGCCACGTCAGCCACGCCGCCGCAGCTACGACCAGCACTGCGCCGCCGCGCGCGCCCTCGACCTCGTCGGCGACCGCTGGACCCTGCTCGTCGTCCGCGAACTCCTCGCCGGGCCGCGCCGCTACACCGACCTCCACGCCGACCTCCCGGGCGTCAGCACCGACATGCTCGCCGGCCGCCTCAAGGACATGGAGAGCGCCGAGCTGGTCACCCGCCGCCGACTGCCCCCGCCCACCTCGGCGTTCGTGTACGAGCTCACCCCGCGCGGACGCGAGCTGCTGCCCGTGCTGCGCACCCTCGCCGCCTGGGGGGCGTCCGACCTGGGCGAGCCGCGGCCCACCGACGCCGTCCGCGCGCACTGGTACGCGATCCCGCTCCTCGGGGCACTCGCCGAACTGGGCGAGGGGGTCGTCCAGGTGACCCTGGACGAGGGCGAGTTCCACGTACGAGTCGGGGGTGACGGAGCCGTGTCGTACGGGGACGGGGTGTACGGCGCCGGTACGGCGGAGGTGGCGGACGTCCGGCTGAGGACCGACACGGCGACCTGCCGGGCCCTCGCGGGCGGGGAGTCGACGCTCGCCGAGGCGGTCGAGTCGGGGCGCGCGGTGCTGGAACGGCCCGTGCGGGCCGCCCAGTCGTAG
- a CDS encoding MerR family transcriptional regulator translates to MRIGELARRTGVSPRALRHYETAGLIASERAANGYRVYGEDAVTRVSNIRYLLDAGLTLDDVSAFRSCLDGDVPSAPPSARGLEIARERLAVLDARIAAQTEARDRLARSLGMVSDRG, encoded by the coding sequence TTGCGCATCGGTGAACTGGCCCGACGGACCGGGGTGTCGCCGCGCGCCCTGCGCCACTACGAGACGGCGGGGCTGATCGCGTCGGAACGCGCGGCCAACGGATACCGGGTGTACGGCGAGGACGCCGTGACGCGGGTGTCGAACATCCGGTACCTCCTGGACGCCGGCCTCACCCTGGACGACGTGTCCGCGTTCCGGTCCTGCCTGGACGGCGACGTGCCCTCGGCCCCACCGTCCGCCCGCGGCCTGGAGATCGCCCGCGAGCGGCTGGCCGTGCTCGACGCGCGGATCGCGGCGCAGACCGAGGCCCGGGACCGGCTGGCGCGAAGCCTGGGCATGGTGTCGGACCGGGGCTGA
- a CDS encoding SDR family NAD(P)-dependent oxidoreductase: MDTTTPTRVVVITGAGTGIGRAAARSFARQGATVLAVGRRAEPLRETAEGHPGIHPFVADITADGAAEEIVRAAVTGHGRLDVLVNNAGISLGGPLGTLDRSVIAPLLETNLVAPVLLTQAALPALRTSRGVVVNVTTTIGQRGWPANSVYPATKSALETLTRCWAVELAPDGVRVVAVAPGPIETPIADHMGLSPEQLTALRAWQLAHVPLGRIGRPEEVAWAITSLAAPDASFLTGTVLPVDGGALVA, from the coding sequence ATGGACACCACCACACCCACCAGGGTCGTCGTCATCACCGGTGCGGGCACCGGCATCGGCCGGGCCGCCGCCCGCTCCTTCGCACGGCAGGGGGCGACGGTCCTCGCCGTCGGCCGCAGGGCCGAGCCGCTGCGGGAGACCGCCGAAGGACATCCCGGGATCCACCCGTTCGTCGCGGACATCACGGCGGACGGCGCGGCCGAGGAGATCGTGCGCGCCGCCGTGACCGGCCACGGCCGCCTCGACGTGCTCGTCAACAACGCCGGGATCTCCCTCGGCGGCCCGCTCGGCACCCTCGACCGTTCCGTGATCGCCCCGCTCCTGGAGACCAACCTCGTCGCTCCGGTCCTCCTCACCCAGGCCGCCCTCCCCGCGCTCCGGACGTCGCGTGGCGTCGTGGTGAACGTGACGACGACGATCGGCCAGCGCGGCTGGCCGGCCAACTCCGTCTATCCCGCGACCAAGAGCGCCCTGGAGACCCTGACCCGCTGCTGGGCGGTGGAGCTCGCGCCCGACGGCGTCCGGGTGGTGGCGGTCGCCCCCGGCCCGATCGAGACCCCGATCGCGGACCACATGGGCCTCTCCCCCGAGCAGCTGACGGCCTTGCGGGCCTGGCAGCTCGCGCACGTTCCGCTGGGCCGGATCGGCCGTCCCGAGGAGGTCGCCTGGGCGATCACCTCGCTCGCGGCGCCCGACGCCTCGTTCCTGACCGGTACGGTCCTGCCCGTCGACGGGGGTGCGCTGGTCGCGTGA
- a CDS encoding glyoxalase, with the protein MSRRQQPLPYETTGAASPFGLGLHHVQLALPPGDEEVCRRFYVDVLGMTEIQKPPVLAARGGLWVRSDALEIHLGVEEDFRPSRKGHPGILVADIDGLAGRLTARGVEVTWDDNFPGHRRFYTTDCHANRLEFLSPEH; encoded by the coding sequence ATGAGTCGGCGTCAGCAGCCACTGCCCTACGAGACCACGGGGGCGGCCTCGCCCTTCGGCCTCGGGCTGCACCATGTGCAGCTCGCCCTGCCGCCGGGCGACGAGGAGGTGTGCCGTCGATTCTATGTGGACGTGCTGGGCATGACCGAGATCCAGAAGCCTCCGGTGCTCGCGGCCCGCGGCGGGCTGTGGGTGCGCTCGGACGCGTTGGAGATCCACCTGGGGGTCGAGGAGGACTTCCGCCCGTCCCGCAAGGGGCACCCGGGCATCCTCGTCGCCGACATCGACGGCCTGGCCGGTCGTCTGACCGCCCGGGGCGTCGAGGTGACGTGGGACGACAACTTCCCGGGACATCGGCGCTTCTACACCACCGACTGCCACGCGAACCGGCTCGAGTTCCTCTCCCCCGAGCACTGA
- a CDS encoding uridine kinase produces MRYEAITWERLAEALARRLDGAAPAEGSGRLKVAVDGPPAAPGGEFAELLAEALRTRGRSVLVAGTGGFLRPASLRYEYGKQDPDSYYSGWTDTGALWREVFGPLEPGGTGRVLPDLWDPVKDRATRSPYVTLPPGGVLVLHGPFLLGHWFPFDLTVHLRLSAAALARRTEEAWTLPAFARYETEVDPGGTANIVVRADDPRHPAWTGDVS; encoded by the coding sequence ATGCGATACGAGGCGATCACCTGGGAACGGCTGGCGGAGGCGCTCGCCCGACGGCTCGACGGGGCCGCTCCGGCCGAGGGGAGCGGCCGGCTCAAGGTCGCCGTCGACGGGCCGCCCGCCGCGCCCGGCGGCGAATTCGCCGAACTGCTTGCCGAGGCACTGCGGACACGCGGGCGCTCCGTCCTCGTCGCGGGGACCGGCGGCTTCCTGCGGCCCGCGTCGCTGCGGTACGAGTACGGGAAGCAGGACCCTGACTCGTACTACAGCGGGTGGACCGACACCGGGGCGCTGTGGCGGGAGGTCTTCGGACCGCTGGAGCCCGGTGGAACCGGGCGCGTGCTGCCCGATCTGTGGGACCCGGTGAAGGACCGCGCGACCCGCAGCCCTTACGTGACGCTGCCGCCCGGCGGGGTGCTCGTGCTGCACGGGCCCTTCCTGCTCGGCCACTGGTTCCCCTTCGACCTCACCGTGCACCTGCGGCTCTCGGCCGCCGCCCTCGCCCGGCGCACCGAGGAGGCCTGGACGCTGCCCGCCTTCGCCCGGTACGAGACGGAGGTCGACCCCGGCGGGACCGCCAACATCGTCGTGCGCGCCGACGACCCGCGCCACCCGGCCTGGACGGGGGACGTCTCCTAG
- a CDS encoding carbohydrate kinase family protein, with translation MSRAAGALLVVGDVVTDVVARHRTPLTPATDTAAEIRTLPGGAGANAACWAARSGCDEVRLLGRVGTDAVGWHERALRRAGVRPLLVPDAEAATATVIALVDSSAERTFLTDSGAALRLSPGDWSAGLLDGVARLHLSGYLFFAAPSRETARLALRDAREAGVPVSVDPASAGFLAELGVDGFLAAADGAEVLLPNADEARSLTGCAEPEVAAAGLSRRFPLVVVTLGAAGALVAEDGAVTARVTAPPVRPVDSTGAGDAFTGAFLAALLAGADPAKAAEAGCRAGAEAVTVVGGRPPEGLTGD, from the coding sequence GTGAGCCGGGCGGCGGGTGCGCTGCTCGTCGTCGGCGACGTGGTCACGGATGTCGTCGCCCGGCACCGGACCCCGCTGACCCCCGCCACGGACACGGCGGCGGAGATCCGGACCCTCCCGGGCGGTGCGGGGGCCAACGCGGCCTGCTGGGCGGCGCGTTCCGGCTGCGACGAGGTGCGGCTCCTCGGCCGGGTGGGTACGGACGCGGTCGGCTGGCACGAGCGGGCGCTGCGGCGCGCGGGCGTGCGCCCCCTGCTCGTCCCGGACGCGGAGGCGGCGACGGCCACCGTGATCGCACTCGTGGACTCCTCGGCGGAGCGCACCTTCCTGACCGACAGCGGCGCCGCCCTGCGCCTCTCCCCCGGCGACTGGTCGGCCGGCCTGCTCGACGGCGTGGCCCGGCTGCATCTCTCCGGGTATCTGTTCTTCGCCGCGCCGAGCCGCGAGACGGCCCGGCTGGCGCTGCGGGACGCACGGGAGGCGGGGGTCCCGGTGAGCGTGGACCCGGCCTCGGCGGGGTTCCTGGCGGAGCTGGGAGTGGACGGATTCCTGGCGGCGGCGGACGGCGCCGAGGTTCTGCTGCCCAACGCCGACGAGGCCCGGTCGCTCACCGGCTGCGCCGAACCGGAGGTGGCGGCGGCCGGGTTGAGCCGCCGTTTCCCGCTGGTCGTGGTCACCCTCGGGGCCGCGGGCGCCCTGGTCGCCGAGGACGGCGCGGTCACCGCGCGGGTGACGGCGCCTCCGGTGCGGCCGGTGGACTCGACCGGCGCGGGCGACGCCTTCACCGGGGCCTTCCTGGCGGCCCTGCTCGCGGGCGCGGACCCGGCGAAGGCGGCCGAGGCGGGCTGCCGGGCGGGCGCGGAGGCGGTCACGGTGGTGGGCGGCAGACCTCCGGAGGGGCTGACGGGCGACTGA
- a CDS encoding pseudouridine-5'-phosphate glycosidase, translating into MSTQVSEEVREALHEGRPVVALESTIIAHGLPRPRNLAVALELEELVRAGGAVPATIAVVDGTARVGLDRAALTRIAEDPAVRKLGHRDLAPALATGATGATTVSATAWLADAAGLRVFATGGLGGVHRAWTETQDESADLRLLARVGITVVCAGVKSILDVPATLQRLETLGVTVVGYGTEHFPGFYLTSSGEPVDWTLRTPEEVAGVIRAQDRLGGPRAALIVANPVPSTEQLDPALHDRVLAGGLAAAKEKGITGQAVTPFLLEHLTVHTEGASLEANLAAVRGNVRLAARIAGAYGAGTSGAGTSGTGTSGAGTSGAGGR; encoded by the coding sequence ATGTCCACACAGGTGTCCGAAGAGGTACGCGAAGCGCTCCACGAGGGGCGTCCCGTCGTCGCGCTGGAGTCGACGATCATCGCCCACGGTCTGCCGCGCCCGCGCAACCTGGCCGTGGCCCTGGAACTGGAGGAGCTGGTACGGGCCGGCGGCGCCGTCCCCGCCACGATCGCCGTGGTCGACGGCACGGCCAGGGTCGGCCTTGACCGGGCGGCCCTGACCCGGATCGCCGAGGACCCGGCCGTGCGGAAGCTGGGGCACCGTGACCTGGCCCCCGCCCTGGCGACCGGGGCGACCGGGGCGACGACCGTCTCGGCGACGGCCTGGCTCGCGGACGCGGCCGGCCTACGGGTGTTCGCGACCGGCGGCCTCGGCGGCGTGCACCGCGCCTGGACCGAGACGCAGGACGAGTCCGCCGACCTTCGGCTGCTCGCCCGGGTCGGGATCACCGTCGTGTGCGCCGGGGTCAAGTCGATCCTCGACGTGCCCGCGACCCTTCAGCGCCTGGAGACGCTGGGGGTGACGGTCGTGGGGTACGGCACGGAGCACTTCCCCGGCTTCTACCTCACCTCCTCGGGCGAGCCCGTCGACTGGACGCTGCGGACCCCGGAGGAGGTGGCCGGGGTGATACGGGCGCAGGACCGGCTCGGCGGGCCACGGGCCGCGCTGATCGTGGCCAACCCGGTGCCGTCGACGGAGCAGTTGGATCCCGCCCTGCACGACCGGGTCCTCGCCGGTGGTCTGGCGGCGGCGAAGGAGAAGGGGATCACGGGCCAGGCGGTCACGCCGTTCCTCCTCGAACATCTGACGGTGCACACGGAAGGGGCGTCCCTGGAGGCCAACCTGGCGGCGGTACGGGGCAATGTGCGGCTCGCGGCGAGGATCGCGGGGGCGTACGGCGCGGGGACGTCCGGCGCGGGGACGTCCGGCACGGGGACGTCCGGCGCGGGGACGTCCGGCGCGGGCGGCCGGTGA
- a CDS encoding cupin domain-containing protein: MTTHDQPSFAVHIPDAELEVEPLDPAQIVSGTPEVTGKVLWESADGKQLRGIWQITPGVVTDTEADELFVVVSGRATVAVEGGATLEIGPGDACVLREGDKTTWTVHETLRKAYHISL; encoded by the coding sequence ATGACGACACATGACCAGCCCTCCTTCGCCGTGCACATCCCCGACGCGGAGCTTGAGGTGGAGCCGCTCGACCCCGCCCAGATCGTCTCCGGCACGCCCGAGGTGACGGGCAAGGTGCTGTGGGAGTCGGCCGACGGCAAGCAGCTGCGCGGCATCTGGCAGATCACGCCCGGCGTCGTCACCGACACCGAGGCCGACGAGCTGTTCGTGGTGGTCTCCGGCCGGGCGACCGTCGCCGTCGAGGGCGGGGCCACCCTGGAGATCGGGCCCGGCGACGCCTGCGTGCTGCGCGAGGGCGACAAGACGACCTGGACCGTGCACGAGACCCTGCGCAAGGCGTACCACATCAGCCTCTGA
- a CDS encoding discoidin domain-containing protein, translating to MRLNASAPPRRTTTPLPFVLAAVLLLVGGLLLALPDRAGAAADVLISQGRPATSSSVEDDTFGPEKAFDGVSTTRWASAEGVDPQWIRVDLGPSATVSRVKLVWEAAYAKAYRVEISTDGTTWTRLANETAGNGATDDWTGLTGQGRYLRVYGTARGTSYGYSLFSVEVYGTTGTTEPPTGSFTVVAAGDIAAQCTASSSSCAHPKTAALAQRIAPSFYLTMGDNQYDDALLSDFKNYYDKSWGAFKAKTRPVPGNHETYDPAGPLAGYKSYFGSIAYPQGKSYYSYDQGNWHFVALDSNSFDDAAQIQWLKDDLARNTKGCVAAYFHHPLYSSGGHGNDPVSKPVWQILYNAKADLVLNGHDHHYERFAPQDPNGRATADGIVEIVGGMGGAEPYDIETVQPNSQKRISGPYGVLKLDLTDTTYTWQYVGTDNQVKDSGPTYTCH from the coding sequence ATGCGCCTGAACGCCTCAGCCCCACCACGCCGCACCACCACCCCTCTCCCCTTCGTCCTCGCCGCCGTGCTGCTGCTCGTCGGCGGGCTCCTCCTCGCCCTTCCGGACCGGGCCGGAGCCGCCGCCGACGTCCTGATCTCGCAGGGCCGACCGGCCACGTCCTCCTCCGTCGAGGACGACACCTTCGGCCCGGAGAAGGCCTTCGACGGCGTCTCCACCACCCGCTGGGCCAGCGCCGAAGGCGTCGATCCCCAGTGGATCCGCGTCGACCTCGGCCCCTCGGCCACCGTCTCCCGCGTCAAGCTCGTCTGGGAGGCCGCCTACGCCAAGGCCTACCGCGTCGAGATCTCCACCGACGGCACCACCTGGACCCGCCTCGCCAACGAGACCGCGGGGAACGGCGCCACGGACGACTGGACCGGACTCACCGGCCAGGGCCGCTACCTCCGCGTGTACGGGACCGCCCGCGGCACCTCGTACGGCTACTCGCTCTTCTCGGTGGAGGTCTACGGCACCACCGGCACCACGGAGCCGCCCACCGGCTCCTTCACCGTCGTCGCGGCCGGTGACATCGCCGCCCAGTGCACGGCCTCCAGCAGCTCCTGCGCCCACCCCAAGACGGCCGCGCTGGCCCAGCGGATCGCGCCGTCCTTCTATCTGACGATGGGCGACAACCAGTACGACGACGCCCTGCTCTCCGACTTCAAGAACTACTACGACAAGTCCTGGGGCGCCTTCAAGGCCAAGACCCGCCCCGTGCCCGGCAACCACGAGACCTATGACCCGGCCGGCCCGCTCGCCGGCTACAAGTCGTACTTCGGCTCGATCGCCTACCCGCAGGGCAAGTCCTACTACAGCTACGACCAGGGCAACTGGCACTTCGTCGCCCTCGACTCCAACTCATTCGACGACGCCGCGCAGATCCAGTGGCTCAAGGACGACCTCGCACGGAACACCAAGGGCTGCGTCGCCGCCTACTTCCACCACCCGCTGTACTCCTCCGGCGGCCACGGCAACGACCCGGTCTCCAAGCCGGTCTGGCAGATCCTCTACAACGCCAAGGCCGACCTGGTGCTCAACGGGCACGACCACCACTACGAGCGCTTCGCCCCGCAGGACCCCAACGGGCGTGCCACCGCCGACGGCATCGTCGAGATCGTGGGCGGCATGGGCGGCGCCGAGCCCTACGACATCGAGACGGTCCAGCCGAACAGCCAGAAGCGGATCAGCGGTCCGTACGGCGTCCTGAAGCTGGACCTCACCGACACCACCTACACCTGGCAGTACGTCGGCACCGACAACCAGGTGAAGGACTCCGGCCCGACCTACACCTGCCACTGA